From Rhododendron vialii isolate Sample 1 chromosome 7a, ASM3025357v1:
CATCTTCCAGCCATGACATGAGGGCGGAGTGCCTGTCTAAAATGAGACACAAGCCTTGTCGTTTGGTTACGAAGTGTCCTATGCAAGTGAGGAACCATTCCCAATTGTCCTTATCCTCATGTTCGACTATGGCAAATGCAATCGGCATTATTTGGTTCTCAGCATCTTGAGTGACTGCAACAAGTAACGTCCCTTTGTACCTTCCCGTGAGGAAGGTTCCATCAACAAAAATTACTGGCCAAAAACGAAAATTTCATAAAAGCATTAAGACAAGTTGCATCTTGAAAATTACCTATTGAGCCGAACCCTagtatacacatacatatatacatatacatatacacatacacgaGACAaggaagatggagagagagagagagagacttactgTGAGTGACAATAAAGGGTGGAGAGCACGCCGGAGATGAGAGAGCACGCCGGAGGAGGATGGCGGCTGGAGGAGATCGCGCACCTTAGGAGGTCGCGATCGACGTGgagtgagaaagagaaaaatcagaTAGGAGGAGAAAAGGAGATGGTTTGATTGAAGTCTGGGTTTTTAACATATCGCTCCTTTCCAAAAGGAGCTTTAACCTATAGCTCCTTTCCAAAAGGAGCTATAATACTTACAACGTGCCTTATAAATCTGACTTGGACTCTTTGCCACATAGGAAATCTATAACGCCTTTTGAAAAGGAGCGATGgcatatttttacaaaacgtttAGAAAGATGGGTATTCTCCCAATTTGATTACAATTTATGGCCATTTCGGCCAAAAACTCCCAGCGAGACGTGGGAACCGACGGCGACGGGGCCTACTCTCGGTCCCAATAATTCTAgtcatttaataattttaaaaaaaaaattcgagggGCCTGACTAAAATCAGCTGAGTCTAATATATTTTAGGCCTCATTTAGCTTTAAAAGTGGAACAAAAGTGGGacagtaacttttttttattaaaaaaataattgtatttgttagttttgcgtcaaacttttgtgacttattattCATCTTGAcgacaaaaatcaaaaaagtaaaaaaatttaatcaaaactcataattttattcaaaaagacaagaataagtaaaaaaaatgacttaatgacttatttttgtttttattcaaaattttaggaGTTTCGATcaatattttttccctttccgaTTTCTcgtaacaaatgcaaaaaaaaattgaataacaacaaaaaaataagtcaccgACCCGATTATGTCGGTAGCCTTTTTCCAACCCACACGGCTGGTAAAACCGTACGCGAAACCGATTCTATACTTTGGGTTGGATCGGACGGGTTGATCGGTTTGGGCTACAACTGGAGTATAATCACAGAATCAGTCACCAACTCAcacaaaaaacacccaaaacaaattgcaagagagagagaggcagagagggagagggagacatCCATTCCGATAGAAGTGTGAGATTTACCAATTTCGGGATTTGGAGATGGTGCAGTGGACGCCGGCatcgcgagagagagagagcgggatAGAGAGAGACGGTGGTGCGGCGTCGGAGGCTCACGATGGAGGTGTGGGATTGTGTGGCAGCGACATCATTTTTAGAGCTGGAGTGTATTGGTTTTGAACGTGTGTTGGTTCCCCTTTTATACCTAGAGCAGGCACGTATATTAAATGGTCGGGTTGGGACCGACGGGTAGAACCCATAACCCAAACCCGAACCCAAAATAGTTTTTGGAATGGAAATCAAACCACACCGACTGAAGTAGTGGTTCAAGCCCGTCCGGAACCCTTTGGGACGGGGCGGCATTGCGGGTTTTTTCTCACCCCTTATTTAGGTGTTCGatccaattttttaatttttttacggatccaaattttgaatgaaaaattgaaagaatgaatcgagcacctacacattaaattaagctgatttttcacaagctcactggtttattttttttttaaattattgaacggcgaGCACCCCTGCGAAGGAGTACGGAGTGGGCTCCACACAGCCGTCGATACGCACCATTCGTGATCCTCATCAGTTTCCGTAGCAAGATTTAGGATCCAGTTCTTTTGCAGGCAGCAGAAATCGAGTTGTTCGGGTCACAAGTCACAACTACAGTCAAGCTCCATTAAGGGCTGTTGGGAATTTTTTGTGTcataattcatatttttttgcgTTTGTCGGTTTTGTgcctaatttttgtaaattattgattcatctctgTCATAAAAGGattgaaaaggtaaaaaattatgacttttacccaaatatttttttaaatatccaaaataaagtcAAAAAACTAGCTTGGGTCTATTGAGTTCTCTATCGTTGCATCTTCTACCAAGCTCACtctaaaatgaaaaatggatgTTACATATTGGGGAGATTTTGtaacttaggccatccacagtagtataataaaaaacgaataacaaaaaattgacacatcagcttttgattattcacttaaaaggttgttaagcttaacaatgttaagcttcacaATGGTTACTTctaatccataaccaaaataagggtccGCTACAATTTCACTTACTCTCCCCCCCCGGTTTTCCGCCATTCACTTTCCTCCATTTACGTttattttgggcaaaaatatatcaattctctctcttaattttggaaaaaaatcagtgactttcttccctcctattatgaattttgttgggggaaaaaaataaaaatgggaaGGAAGAGTGAAATATTTTAATCCAGCAACGAcgggttgaattgtagatgatcgagatatatgagcttcacttttttagggaaagaaagagaaatagtttgtgggtgaagtgaagaatATATAGAATAggcgaagaagaaaagaagaaaataccaattgaaacatacatgtatacaaattttggaactagttaacttatgtgatgtagggtccacaaattttgattattggaaaagattgctagttttggttatccaaagcccaaaatttaattatttctaaagatgttgctaagtttgattatactattgtgagccatcttttaaaccaacattgttaactttaaaaacaaattggtttttgattataccactgtggatgcccTTATGGCCTaatttcttaactttttgtattttaagaGAGAATTTTGGATTGACTCAtcgtatttttttataaatttggtCTTCAAAATTACTTTTGGGTTTCCAAGAATGGAGATTATACCTTTATTTTGGAGAtcaaatttttgaaatagaCAATGAATACCTCTAAGATTCCTCAATAGagtataaaaagttaaaaaagaagaagaataaattataaaaaattggtgggaggtccactatagcatgtttgtaacTCATCAAGTCCACCTCCTAAGTTTGTAACCCACTAGATCCACTcaaacaagggccttgtttggttaaggaaaaaaattgtattgttattcttcttcatttttttttgttaaccaaACTAGGCCCTTATCAAGCCAAAAAAGAATTAAtacaagacaaaaatgcccttgcaggtatttttttatttttttggaattttgacAACTCTCTCTACATTCTAGATTTTACCCACTCTGTCACTGCataaataatattatatgttcAGGTCTGTTAGGCCGATGCGCGGACTAATTTATATAAGATTGTCTgtggttatatatgattttggttacgatcgccatctctctctccctctctctctttatatatatatagacacacacagtGGGCTTCTTATAGGGGATCCCCTATATTACTTATGTAAGGACTTCTAATCTGGGTCCTTAGATCTCATCCAAGGGCTGAGAAAAAAGAAGCCAATTCGCGGGTTAAATGAGGTCCATATTGGTCACGGGTCCGAGTAAAAATGCCTTCGCGGGTCgctgaaaattcaaaaccctcctTTTCCCAGCCTTTCTCTTCTTCTGTCTCTccttgaatctctctctctctcacataatctctcaaaaaccctaattttttggaCAGAGTGACGAACGATGATTGAACGACTGACATTCGCGTGACCCGCGTACGActactatctctctctctctttgattcTCCATCTTTAAACCCAAAAACTAGGGTTCAAAACATTGGGGaaatttttcagattttgggTGTTCATTTCCCCTCATTCGATTTTCTTAGAAATCTGTAATTTTGTCTTTGTAATCTCTGGTTCGATTTGCTTAGGAAGTCgagttagggttaggttttggatttgtgtaattttttggatttatatAACAAATTGGTGAATTTGCAGTGTACATGGACAACCTACGAGAAGGAGCCGACAATATTCCACCACTGACTGAGCAACAACCAAGGTctctcgctcgctctctctctctctctctctcaaattacAGTCACAAATTAAGATTCGCAAAAacaagggaaatttatagaaatggtcctcctagtttcatccgagtctcattttcgtcctccaagtatgAATCgtaactcttttgaccttcaagtttagttttcgtaccaagttggtccaattgataataTCTGTCAGCCAAATTGGacgaaaaaaatcagattgagggcagacattatcaattggaccaacttggtacgtaTTGCAATGTCCAAACTGcgatcaatctaatttttttcgtCCATTTTGTCTGatagaagttatcaattggaccaatttggtacaaaaaccaaacttgaaggtcaaaagagttgcaattgatacttgaaggacgaaaatgaaactcggatgaaactaggaggaccatttctataaatttccccaAAAAcaatgcctctctctctcaaattacAGTCACAAATTAGGATTCGCAAAAACAATgccgattttttttgaatgctgattttttttttcactgtatgtgaaattttttatttttaattgttttctctTTTGCATTCTAGAATgcagtgtttggatgatataaACATATTCTCACCTTTAGCATCGATCCCGTGTGAATCATCTGCTAATTCTTCTCAAATACTTTACACTCCTCAAGTTAAGATTGACCTAATACTGAAAATCAACCAAGAGTTTGACAATTTAGATTATATTTGGAAATTTTACAACAATTATGGTAAAGAAGGTCGATTTGGTACGCGAGCGAGTTCTAGCAAGAGGAATAGGGATTATGAAGTCATTAGGAAGGAGTACGTTTGTTGCAAAGAAGGGGTGAAGAGGGTCCAAAAAACTAGTGAACCCATTACACGGCGTCGGGGGGACAGTAGAGAGAATTGTGGGGCAAAATTGTCTATTGTGAGAACCAGTCAAGTGGAAAATTTGTTGTCTCCCAATTTGTCGAGGGTCATAACCACCCTCTTGCGTCTCCAAGGAGGACACATTTATTTCGATCTCATCGTAAAGTGTCAGCTGCCAAAAAGGCTTTAATAGAACAACCATCAATTGCAAATGTGCGAACCTGCCAACAAATGAGTATTTTCGAGTTACAATCCGAAGGTACACAAAATGTTGGAGTTTTACAAGAAGatcttgataattttaaaagggaTATGAGGAAAATGTTAGCCGGACAAGACGCCAATATGTTGTATGAGCATTTCCAaattgaacaacaaaagaatGCAGGTTTTATGTATACAATGGAGAAAGATGATGAGGGGAGGATGACTCATTGTTTTTGGGCAGATGCCACCTCTAGAAAATCGTACCAATATTTTGGGGATGTTGTGGTGTTTGATACAACGTACAACACAAAACCAATATGCAATGATCTTTGCACCTATATTAGGGGTTAATCACCACGGGCAGACTACTCTTTTTGGGTGTGGATTCTTAAGTGATGAAACTAGTGATTCTTTTGAGTGGCTTTTCAATGAATTTTTGAAAGCGATGCTAGGAGGCCAGcccaaaatgatcataactgatCAAGATCAGGCAATGACAAAAGCATTTGCTAATGTTCTTCCAAATACGCATCATAGGTATTGCATTTGGCACATTGTGAgtaaattttctgaaaaaataagtgcATTATCCTACAAAGAACATTATGATGAGTTCAAAAACTGTATATGGAATTCCGAGACCCCTGAAGAGTTCAAAGCTAAATGGATGGATGTTGTACATAAAGCTAACTTATCGAGCAATGAATGGTTGAAAGGGCTGTACCAAATCCGTGAGAGATGGATTCCTGCGTATATGAAACACATGTTTTTTCGCCtacatgactagtagtcaaaGGGCTAAGATTTCTCATGCATTCTTCAAGAGATATGTGTCTGAAAATAATTCATTATGGGATTTTGTGACACGGTTTGATAGGGCACTTTCAAAGCTACGCCATATTGAGTTGGATATGGATCataaagatcttaatgagaagCCTCCATTGAAAACAGTAGCACCCATGGAGTTGACAATGAGTGAGTTGTATACACAGACCATATTTTACAAGTTTCAAGATGAACTACATCAAATTTTGGCGTATGTTGTTACAATGACACATGAGGATGAACACCGTTATTTGTACAATGTTGAGAAGGCAAAGGTGAGCGGTTCAAGGGTTCATCAAATTTTGGTAGAAAAGTCATCAAAACATGCAAGTTGCAGTTGCAAGATGTTTGAAAGTGACGGAATCCCATGTTCGCACTTGTTGGCGTTTTTCAGTAGAATGCAGATTATAGATCTGCCTAATGAGTACATTTTGCGGAGGTGGACTAAATCAGCAAAAGCTATGAGAGTTGAAGATGACTTGGGTGGGTCCGTCAAAGAAATATGCGACACTTCTTTGTTAGAGAGGCGAAATAATCTCTTCCAACTTGCTTCTAACGTAATTGATGACGCCGTATTAACTGAAGATGGAACTCAAATTTTGGAAGAAGCTTTGTGTTCGGTTCAAAAGAAGTTATGTTCCATGAATTTTGGAAGCGAAGATGGCAAAGCAAGTGCTATCCAAGTGTCTATTCCTCATGAACAAAGTTTCAAAGAACCGCTTAAAGTTAGGGCAAAGGGTTGTGGTAAGAGATTGAAGGGAGGAAAAGAGAAGGCGGTCAAGAAGAGTAGGCATTGTAACGGTTGTGGGTTAACCGGACAGTCGCATGACAAAAGGAACTGTCCAAAACTTCAAAACATGTACGTGTATggtcaatttaattttttagttgtcCTAAATTTAATTCTTTAGttgtttgaaattttaattgttGTCGTTTTTTTCTTAGATCTTCTCAAGATATTAGGTTGAatgatgacgacgacgacgacgacatGGACTTTGTCGATGATTGTAAGTGTTCATTTAAATTAATTCTTTAGTTGTTTGAATTGTAATTcttgtcttttgtttcttgtattgatATTATTATCTATTCGTGTTTCAAGATGGGAGAATTGAGCCTGCTAGAATAGTATTTTGGTTTTGCTGATTGTTAGGAGTATGATCAAAATGGAGTCTTATTTTGGAGAAACTTGCTAGATGGAAATGCAATATTTATGGCGGGTTTTGATCATCAATGTAACTTGGGAGAGACTTGTATTTTTGGTGTAActttggcttcttctttttttttttttgtgaaactgCATTCATGAGTATTAGCTTTCGTCACTGGGTTCTTTTGTCATTTGATTCCGGGTTTGTAACTGTAGCTTTCGtcattgaggttttttttttcctgtaactGGATACTTGTGCTACTGGACTTGTTTTATGGAATGAGAACATGGGAAAAACCCAAAATGTTGACTCTGGAAAATAGGGGAATGTCTTGATTGTGATTGTGATAGTTTTTTTAGTAATGGCTTTTATGTTGCCGCCATAtgtaaaaaaatagaagaaagagGGGTGGAGTTACTGGATACTAGTGTTTGGAAATGAGAGAAGTTTCATTTTGCTTCTTGGCATGTTTTTCTACCAGCTTAATTACATTACAACCAAATTACAAATCAGGGAGGAGAGAAACATAAACTATCAGAAATTTCACTAACTTTGTTCCTGCTTTGAAGTTAAGTGATGTTTATTGCAAGTACTTCCGATGCAAACCAAGAGAatttatttcaagttttcaccattcaaaacaacaaatacGTTCATTACAATCGTTCAAATTTGTGCTTTAATCTACAGGTATAGTCATTACAATCATCCAAACTTGTATTTAAAATCAAATAGCAAATTTCAATTGAACTCTGTGCTTCTCAACCTTATTCTCGAGATCATCCTTCTTAGCACCAACGACCTCTTGCCCTTCTTCTCGAGCTCATC
This genomic window contains:
- the LOC131334518 gene encoding uncharacterized protein LOC131334518, which gives rise to MRVEDDLGGSVKEICDTSLLERRNNLFQLASNVIDDAVLTEDGTQILEEALCSVQKKLCSMNFGSEDGKASAIQVSIPHEQSFKEPLKVRAKGCGKRLKGGKEKAVKKSRHCNGCGLTGQSHDKRNCPKLQNISSQDIRLNDDDDDDDMDFVDDCKCSFKLIL